A single window of Vicia villosa cultivar HV-30 ecotype Madison, WI unplaced genomic scaffold, Vvil1.0 ctg.001519F_1_1, whole genome shotgun sequence DNA harbors:
- the LOC131635633 gene encoding probable magnesium transporter NIPA4, whose translation MATSSSSSSASASSMLSTSSSWREGMSSDNVKGLVLALSSSFFIGASFIVKKKGLKKAGASGVRAGSGGYSYLYEPLWWVGMITMIVGEIANFAAYAFAPAILVTPLGALSIIISAALAHIILRERLHIFGVLGCALCVVGSTTIVLHAPQERVIESVPEVWGLAMDPAFLFYAALVITATFILIFHFIPLYGQTHIMVYVGVCSLVGSLSVMSVKALGIAIKLTLSGMNQLIYPQTWVFALVVTVCILTQMNYLNKALDTFNTAVVSPIYYVMFTTLTIVASVIMFKDWDRQSPTQVITEICGFVTILSGTFLLHRTKDMVTDGSSIIKLNKHSEEDVFDDVEGIPLRRQDSMRTAP comes from the exons ATGGCGacttcttcttcgtcttcttcggCGTCGGCGTCGTCGATGTTGTCTACGAGTTCAAGCTGGCGCGAAGGAATGTCATCGGATAATGTTAAAGGTTTAGTGCTTGCGCTTTCGTCGAGTTTCTTCATCGGTGCTAGTTTCATTGTTAAGAAGAAAGGTTTGAAAAAGGCCGGTGCCAGTGGTGTTAGGGCAG GAAGTGGAGGCTATTCGTACCTGTATGAACCACTTTGGTGGGTGGGCATGATAACAA TGATTGTTGGAGAGATTGCCAATTTTGCAGCATATGCATTTGCCCCTGCTATATTGGTCACTCCTCTTGGCGCTCTTAGCATTATTATCAG TGCTGCTCTTGCCCATATTATCTTACGGGAGAGACTACATATATTTGGAGTTCTTGGTTGCGCTTTGTGTGTTGTGGGGTCTACAACAATTGTTCTACATGCTCCTCAAGAAAGGGTAATTGAATCAGTGCCAGAAGTGTGGGGTCTTGCTATGGATCCAG CTTTTCTCTTTTATGCGGCATTGGTTATAACAGCTACTTTTATTCTTATCTTCCACTTCATACCTCTATATGGCCAGACACACATAATGGTTTATGTTGGTGTTTGTTCCCTTGTAGGTTCCCTATCG GTTATGAGTGTTAAGGCTCTTGGAATTGCCATAAAGTTAACTCTTTCTGGGATGAATCAGCTAATTTACCCTCAAACATGGGTATTCGCGTTAGTTGTAACTGTTTGTATTCTTACGCAAATGAATTATTTAAATAAG gCGCTGGATACTTTCAATACGGCAGTGGTATCTCCTATTTACTATGTTATGTTCACAACATTAACCATCGTGGCTAGTGTTATCATGTTTAAG GACTGGGATCGGCAAAGTCCAACTCAAGTTATCACAGAAATATGTGGATTTGTGACAATACTTTCAGGAACTTTTCTTCTGCACAGGACTAAGGATATGGTGACTGATG GTTCATCTATTATTAAACTTAATAAGCATTCAGAAGAAGATGTGTTTGATGATGTTGAAGGGATTCCCCTTAGAAGGCAAGATTCCATGAG